A genomic window from Tolypothrix sp. PCC 7910 includes:
- the pyrE gene encoding orotate phosphoribosyltransferase: MTYSTETANPSNIWAATADLTTLRHNLLDLFCQLAYQEGDFVLSSGLRSSYYVNKTQVTLHPQGALSVGRLLFPLLPVDTQAVAGLTLGADPIVTAVSVVSVYENRPIPALIIRKEAKGYGTRAYIEGPSLPEGAKIVVLEDVVTTGQSALKAVDRLKEAGYTVDQVIALVDRLQGGAELYQSAGLKFEALFSIEDIQKRYRELGN, encoded by the coding sequence ATGACTTATTCTACTGAAACCGCTAACCCATCTAATATTTGGGCAGCTACTGCTGATTTGACCACCCTGCGCCACAATTTACTAGATTTATTCTGTCAACTTGCTTATCAAGAGGGTGATTTTGTGCTTTCTTCTGGGTTACGTAGTTCTTATTACGTTAACAAGACGCAGGTAACACTACATCCCCAAGGCGCTTTATCTGTAGGACGTTTACTGTTTCCTTTATTACCTGTAGATACCCAAGCTGTAGCTGGTTTAACCTTGGGTGCTGACCCCATCGTGACCGCAGTTAGTGTAGTTTCTGTCTATGAAAACCGACCAATTCCAGCGCTGATTATACGTAAAGAAGCCAAAGGTTATGGAACGCGGGCTTATATTGAAGGGCCTAGTTTGCCAGAAGGTGCAAAAATTGTAGTTTTAGAAGATGTTGTCACGACTGGACAATCTGCGCTCAAAGCAGTTGACCGTCTCAAAGAAGCAGGTTATACCGTTGACCAAGTAATTGCACTAGTAGACCGTCTGCAGGGAGGTGCTGAGTTATATCAGTCAGCCGGGTTAAAGTTTGAAGCGTTGTTCTCAATTGAGGATATTCAAAAGCGGTATCGGGAATTAGGAAATTAG
- a CDS encoding DedA family protein, whose product MLEWITNTINSLGYWGIALLMFLENLFPPIPSELIMPLAGFTARATPEKLNIFGVFLAGLFGSVLGALIWYYPGKFLSEKRLKALADKHGKWIAISGKDITKANNWFHKQGNKAVLLGRLVPGIRTLISVPAGMSNMNLLNFLFYTTLGSAAWVGLLTYSGYLLGSQYELVDKYLAPVSKIVLGSLVIAFLIWVFKRKQKSNRK is encoded by the coding sequence ATGCTTGAATGGATAACTAATACTATCAACTCCCTAGGCTATTGGGGTATTGCTCTATTAATGTTTTTAGAAAACCTCTTTCCCCCTATTCCTTCAGAGTTGATTATGCCACTGGCAGGATTTACAGCCAGAGCAACACCTGAAAAACTAAATATCTTTGGTGTGTTTCTTGCCGGACTTTTCGGTTCTGTACTAGGCGCACTCATCTGGTACTACCCAGGAAAATTTTTAAGCGAAAAGCGCTTGAAAGCTTTGGCAGATAAACACGGCAAATGGATTGCTATCTCGGGGAAGGATATTACTAAAGCCAATAACTGGTTTCACAAGCAAGGTAATAAAGCTGTATTGCTTGGTCGTTTGGTGCCGGGAATTCGTACTTTGATCTCTGTACCGGCAGGAATGAGCAATATGAACTTGCTAAATTTCTTATTTTACACTACCTTGGGTAGCGCTGCTTGGGTAGGTTTGCTAACATACTCAGGATATTTGTTGGGTAGTCAGTATGAACTTGTGGACAAGTACCTTGCTCCTGTATCAAAAATTGTGCTTGGGAGCTTGGTTATAGCATTTCTTATTTGGGTATTCAAACGTAAACAAAAAAGTAATAGAAAATGA
- a CDS encoding ParM/StbA family protein, with protein sequence MTDQPSAATPMNAAAIPMNRVSASTPINATTTPKPSTSYSGKAILSVDLGRTSTKTCVSREPNNVVFVPANVKQMSIEQVRGGVFEARATDPLMDLWLEYQGSGYAVGQLAADFGANLGVGQSKVEDALVKVLASAGYFKLKDEISVVLGLPFLSLEQFEKEKSQLISLVSGPHVLNFRGESVSLNVTKVWVMPEGYGSLLWTEAQPQKGATVPDFTKISVAIVDIGHQTIDLLMVDNFRFARGASKSEDFGMNKFYELVAAEIEGADSQSLALISAVNKSKGERFYRPKGASKPTNLDDFLPNLTEMFSREICSRVLAWLPERVTDVIITGGGGQFFWEDVQRLLKEAKINAYLAAPSRQANALGQYIYGEAQLSAVRSSRA encoded by the coding sequence ATGACAGACCAACCTTCCGCTGCCACCCCGATGAATGCCGCTGCTATTCCTATGAATAGAGTGTCAGCATCTACCCCAATCAACGCGACTACTACTCCTAAGCCCAGTACCTCCTATTCAGGTAAGGCTATTCTTAGCGTTGATTTAGGTAGAACTTCTACTAAAACTTGCGTCAGCCGTGAACCAAACAATGTCGTTTTTGTACCTGCAAACGTCAAACAAATGTCCATCGAACAGGTACGTGGTGGTGTGTTTGAAGCGCGTGCTACCGACCCTTTAATGGATTTGTGGTTGGAGTACCAAGGTAGTGGCTATGCTGTCGGTCAACTGGCAGCAGACTTTGGCGCTAATTTAGGAGTAGGTCAATCAAAAGTAGAGGATGCACTGGTCAAAGTTCTCGCTAGTGCTGGGTATTTTAAACTCAAAGACGAGATTTCAGTTGTTCTCGGTCTACCTTTTCTTTCGTTAGAACAATTTGAAAAGGAAAAATCACAACTGATTAGCTTGGTAAGTGGGCCTCATGTTCTCAACTTCCGTGGAGAATCTGTATCACTCAACGTTACTAAAGTTTGGGTTATGCCAGAAGGCTACGGTAGCTTGCTCTGGACAGAAGCTCAACCTCAAAAAGGTGCCACTGTTCCTGACTTTACGAAAATTTCAGTTGCCATTGTCGATATCGGGCATCAAACCATTGATTTGTTGATGGTAGATAACTTCCGCTTCGCTCGTGGTGCTTCTAAGAGTGAAGATTTCGGGATGAACAAGTTTTATGAACTAGTAGCAGCTGAAATTGAAGGTGCGGATAGTCAATCTCTAGCACTAATTTCTGCTGTCAACAAATCTAAAGGCGAAAGATTCTACCGTCCTAAAGGTGCAAGCAAGCCTACCAACCTAGATGATTTTCTCCCCAATCTGACAGAAATGTTTTCGCGGGAAATTTGTAGTCGCGTCCTTGCATGGTTGCCAGAACGGGTTACAGATGTAATTATCACCGGAGGTGGTGGTCAATTCTTCTGGGAAGATGTACAACGTCTACTCAAGGAAGCTAAAATTAACGCTTATTTAGCTGCACCTTCCAGACAAGCCAATGCCTTGGGGCAATATATTTATGGAGAGGCGCAATTATCCGCCGTTCGCTCTTCTAGGGCTTAA
- a CDS encoding hemolysin family protein codes for MSGFPSLIWTDVGLRLLSVLLLIAINAFFVTAEFSMVTVRRSRIHQLVQAGDIPAIAVEMLQRSIDRLLSTTQLGITLSSLALGWIGESSIVVLVDAWLKSWPLPERMSLLVAHSLSVPITFFLIAYLQIVLGELCPKSVAMLYSEHLSRFLGPSVKAIVRFFSPFIWILNQSNRWLLRLFGIEYTGQGWRPPVTPEELQLIISTERESTGLQNSERELLNNVFEFGDVMAQEVMIPRTSIVALPRDATLQRLLKEMASTGHSRYPIMGESLDDIRGIIYFKDLAQPLAVGKLTLESPIQPWIRPARFVPEHTALSELLPMMRQEKPAMVMVVNEFGGIVGLVTLQDVVAEIIGSAGVLDSAEDLLIQMLNEQTFLVQAQINLEDLNQVLDLNLPLTKEYQTLGGFLLYHLQKIPAKGETFLFENLEFTIVSVIGPRLHQVQLRRLQEGR; via the coding sequence GTGAGTGGTTTTCCTAGCTTAATTTGGACAGATGTGGGGCTGCGATTGTTATCAGTGCTGCTACTGATTGCCATCAATGCTTTTTTTGTCACAGCTGAATTTTCAATGGTGACAGTGCGGCGATCGCGTATCCATCAGTTAGTCCAAGCTGGTGACATTCCTGCGATCGCGGTGGAAATGTTACAACGTAGTATTGATCGACTGCTATCTACCACCCAGTTAGGCATTACTCTTTCTAGTTTGGCGCTGGGATGGATTGGCGAAAGCTCGATAGTTGTTTTGGTAGATGCATGGCTCAAATCCTGGCCTTTACCTGAACGTATGAGTTTGTTGGTTGCTCATTCGCTATCTGTCCCCATCACATTTTTTTTAATAGCCTATCTGCAAATCGTTTTAGGAGAACTTTGCCCCAAATCGGTAGCGATGCTGTATTCAGAACATCTCTCAAGATTTTTGGGGCCTTCCGTCAAAGCGATCGTGCGTTTTTTCAGTCCCTTCATTTGGATTCTCAACCAATCAAACCGTTGGCTGTTAAGACTCTTTGGGATTGAATACACAGGTCAAGGCTGGAGACCACCTGTTACTCCAGAGGAATTGCAGCTGATTATCTCTACAGAACGGGAATCAACTGGTTTACAAAATTCAGAACGCGAACTGCTCAATAACGTTTTTGAATTTGGGGATGTGATGGCGCAAGAGGTAATGATTCCGCGTACCAGTATTGTAGCTTTGCCCAGAGACGCTACTCTTCAAAGATTACTCAAGGAAATGGCTTCTACTGGTCACTCTCGCTATCCCATCATGGGCGAATCTTTAGACGACATTCGCGGCATTATTTACTTTAAAGATTTAGCACAACCTTTGGCGGTGGGAAAATTGACTTTAGAATCACCCATCCAACCGTGGATACGTCCAGCGCGCTTTGTCCCAGAACATACCGCATTAAGTGAACTATTACCCATGATGCGGCAAGAAAAGCCAGCGATGGTCATGGTAGTGAATGAATTTGGCGGTATTGTCGGACTAGTAACGCTGCAAGATGTAGTAGCGGAAATTATTGGTAGTGCGGGGGTACTTGATAGCGCTGAAGATTTGCTCATTCAAATGTTAAATGAGCAGACATTTCTAGTACAAGCACAAATCAACTTGGAAGACCTTAACCAAGTTTTAGATTTGAATTTGCCTTTAACTAAGGAATATCAAACACTAGGAGGCTTTTTGCTCTACCATCTCCAAAAAATTCCCGCCAAAGGTGAAACTTTCTTATTTGAGAATCTCGAATTTACGATAGTTTCCGTCATTGGCCCCCGCTTACACCAAGTCCAACTCCGGCGCTTGCAAGAGGGTAGGTGA
- a CDS encoding Gfo/Idh/MocA family protein, producing MQDSMSVAEPNLYTQRNQPRPIRIGVIGVGNMGQHHTRVLSSMKDVELVGVSDINVERGLETASKYKVKFFEDYCDLLPHVEAVCIAVPTRLHYAVGINCLLAGIHVLIEKPIAASISEAESLVNAAAESQCILQVGHIERFNPAFRELSKVLKTEELLALEAHRMSPYSDRANDVSVVLDLMIHDIDLLLELAASPVVKLTASGTRALDSGYLDYVTATLGFANGIVATLTASKVTHRKIRRIVAHCKNSFTEADFLKNEILIHRQTNTNSLNDHRQVLYRQDGVIEKVYTTNIQPLSAELEHFVNCVHGGNQPSVGGEQALKALRLASLIEQMALEERVWNPLDWQSEPRVQSLTPTV from the coding sequence GTGCAGGATAGCATGTCAGTAGCAGAACCAAATCTATATACACAGCGCAACCAACCACGGCCAATTCGCATAGGCGTAATTGGGGTGGGTAACATGGGGCAACATCACACCAGAGTCCTGAGTTCAATGAAAGATGTTGAACTGGTAGGTGTTTCAGATATTAATGTCGAGCGAGGATTAGAAACCGCTAGCAAATATAAGGTCAAATTTTTTGAAGATTATTGCGATCTTTTGCCCCATGTGGAGGCAGTTTGTATTGCTGTTCCCACCCGCCTACATTACGCTGTGGGCATTAACTGTTTGTTAGCGGGAATTCACGTTTTAATTGAAAAACCAATTGCCGCAAGTATTTCCGAAGCAGAATCCTTAGTTAATGCTGCTGCTGAATCGCAGTGTATTCTCCAAGTAGGTCACATCGAGCGCTTCAACCCAGCATTTCGCGAGCTGAGCAAAGTCTTAAAAACTGAGGAATTGCTTGCTCTAGAAGCCCATCGCATGAGTCCTTATTCAGACCGCGCTAACGATGTTTCTGTTGTCTTGGATTTAATGATCCATGACATTGACCTACTTCTAGAATTAGCTGCTTCCCCTGTAGTTAAATTAACTGCTAGCGGTACTCGTGCCCTAGATTCTGGTTATTTAGATTACGTTACTGCTACCTTAGGATTTGCTAATGGGATTGTAGCTACTTTAACTGCCAGCAAAGTTACCCATAGGAAAATTCGTCGGATTGTTGCCCATTGCAAAAATTCATTCACTGAGGCAGATTTTCTTAAAAATGAAATTTTAATTCATCGGCAAACAAATACCAACTCTTTAAACGATCATCGGCAAGTACTTTATCGCCAAGATGGTGTAATTGAGAAAGTGTATACAACTAATATTCAACCTCTTAGTGCAGAGTTAGAACATTTTGTGAACTGTGTACACGGAGGCAATCAACCTTCTGTTGGTGGAGAACAAGCTCTTAAAGCTTTAAGATTAGCCAGTTTAATTGAGCAGATGGCTTTGGAAGAGCGAGTTTGGAACCCATTAGATTGGCAATCGGAACCCAGAGTGCAATCACTCACCCCAACAGTCTAA
- a CDS encoding plasmid segregation centromere-binding protein ParR, with translation MFQWSKKVVKSVTFNPGVADESLLALVESYLEKQVDKTFSDLCKEALWQSLCVPESVKPVPQTTTAATDAVEQQIGKLQNQLADLEERFFAKESHRLEVMESQIMQLTQQVAHLAIMVAERPVIQYSSPTTSASATPVVEVVNNTYSPPPPPQEVDPVISRLSQFLDDF, from the coding sequence ATGTTCCAATGGTCAAAAAAAGTAGTGAAATCGGTCACGTTCAATCCAGGGGTCGCTGATGAAAGTTTGTTGGCGCTTGTAGAAAGCTATTTGGAGAAACAAGTCGATAAAACTTTCAGCGACCTGTGTAAAGAAGCTCTATGGCAATCTTTATGTGTACCGGAATCAGTCAAACCTGTTCCGCAAACAACAACAGCAGCAACAGATGCGGTTGAACAACAAATCGGTAAACTGCAAAATCAACTGGCTGACCTTGAGGAACGTTTTTTTGCCAAGGAATCTCATCGTCTGGAGGTAATGGAAAGCCAGATTATGCAACTTACTCAACAAGTTGCCCACTTGGCTATCATGGTCGCTGAACGACCAGTGATTCAGTATTCATCTCCAACAACATCAGCCTCAGCAACCCCAGTAGTGGAAGTAGTAAATAATACTTATTCTCCACCTCCACCACCTCAAGAGGTTGATCCCGTAATCAGCCGGCTGAGCCAGTTTCTCGATGATTTTTAA
- the rdgB gene encoding RdgB/HAM1 family non-canonical purine NTP pyrophosphatase, which produces MTKLLVVATGNPGKLREMQEYLVESGWQLTLKPEELEIEETGDTFAANACLKASQVAKATKNWAIADDSGLQVDALDGAPGVYSARYGKTDSERIARVLNELGSEVNRKAQFVCAVAIANPNGVIVLQSEGVCHGTILHAPRGTRGFGYDPIFYVPDKQLTFAEMTPQLKRSISHRGKAFESLLPRLTGMSTKF; this is translated from the coding sequence ATGACTAAACTACTTGTAGTAGCCACAGGAAATCCAGGTAAATTGCGGGAAATGCAAGAATACTTGGTTGAGTCTGGTTGGCAACTAACCCTTAAGCCAGAAGAATTAGAAATTGAAGAGACAGGCGATACCTTTGCTGCGAATGCTTGTCTTAAAGCTTCCCAGGTTGCCAAAGCTACAAAAAATTGGGCAATTGCTGATGATTCTGGCTTACAAGTAGATGCGTTAGATGGCGCTCCAGGAGTATACTCTGCACGTTATGGCAAGACTGACTCAGAACGCATTGCTAGGGTATTAAACGAATTAGGTAGCGAAGTCAATCGTAAAGCGCAATTTGTGTGTGCCGTAGCGATCGCTAATCCCAACGGTGTGATCGTTTTACAATCTGAAGGGGTTTGTCATGGCACAATACTCCATGCACCTCGTGGTACTCGTGGGTTTGGCTACGATCCAATTTTTTACGTTCCAGATAAGCAATTAACCTTTGCTGAAATGACACCACAGTTGAAGCGGTCGATTAGCCATCGAGGAAAGGCTTTTGAATCTTTACTTCCTAGACTTACAGGGATGAGTACTAAATTTTGA
- the thiD gene encoding bifunctional hydroxymethylpyrimidine kinase/phosphomethylpyrimidine kinase — protein sequence MNPVTKSKIPVALTIAGSDSGGGAGIQTDLRTFAFHCVHGTSAITCITAQNTLGVTRVDAIPVEAVLAQIQAVVEDIGVQAAKTGMLLNKEIILAVAQQVEVWKINNLVVDPVMVSRTGAQLIDDDAVQTLCSALIPQAAIVTPNRYEAQMMSGLAINSLEDMQAAAETIHRKLGAKAVLVKGGGMQGNLRGVDIWFDGQNLETITTQVVETKNTHGTGCTLSAAIAANLAQNKDLLTAVQQAKNYVTTALTYSLDIGKGQGPVGHFFPLLQIESK from the coding sequence ATGAACCCTGTTACAAAATCAAAAATACCTGTTGCTTTAACTATTGCTGGCTCAGATAGCGGTGGTGGTGCGGGAATTCAAACGGATTTACGGACTTTTGCTTTTCACTGTGTCCACGGAACTAGTGCTATTACCTGTATCACAGCGCAAAATACCTTGGGGGTCACCCGAGTCGATGCTATACCTGTTGAGGCTGTATTAGCACAAATTCAGGCGGTGGTTGAGGATATTGGTGTACAAGCTGCAAAAACAGGAATGTTGCTCAACAAGGAGATTATCTTAGCTGTTGCTCAACAAGTAGAAGTTTGGAAAATCAATAATCTAGTAGTCGATCCAGTAATGGTTTCACGTACAGGGGCACAATTGATTGATGATGACGCAGTACAAACTCTTTGTAGTGCCTTAATACCCCAAGCTGCTATTGTCACACCAAACCGCTATGAAGCCCAAATGATGAGTGGTTTAGCGATTAATTCCCTGGAAGATATGCAAGCAGCCGCCGAAACCATCCACCGCAAATTAGGTGCAAAGGCAGTTTTAGTCAAAGGTGGAGGTATGCAAGGAAACTTACGTGGTGTTGATATCTGGTTTGATGGGCAAAACCTAGAAACTATAACTACCCAAGTAGTAGAGACAAAAAATACCCACGGTACTGGTTGTACTTTATCAGCTGCGATCGCCGCCAATCTAGCTCAAAATAAAGACCTTTTAACAGCAGTGCAGCAAGCAAAAAACTATGTTACAACTGCACTCACTTATTCCCTCGATATTGGCAAAGGACAAGGCCCTGTGGGTCATTTTTTCCCTTTGCTTCAAATAGAGTCTAAATGA
- a CDS encoding P-II family nitrogen regulator, with amino-acid sequence MKKVEAIIRPFKLDEVKIALVNAGIVGMTVSEVRGFGRQKGQTERYRGSEYTVEFLQKLKVEIVVEDNQVDMVVDKIIAAARTGEIGDGKIFISPVEQVVRIRTGEKNTEAV; translated from the coding sequence ATGAAAAAAGTAGAAGCGATTATCCGTCCATTTAAGCTTGATGAAGTGAAAATTGCCTTGGTTAATGCTGGAATTGTCGGTATGACCGTTTCTGAAGTTCGAGGCTTCGGTAGACAAAAAGGTCAAACTGAACGCTATCGTGGTTCGGAATACACCGTTGAATTTCTGCAAAAACTCAAAGTAGAAATCGTCGTTGAAGATAACCAAGTTGATATGGTAGTAGATAAAATTATTGCTGCTGCCCGCACTGGTGAAATTGGTGATGGTAAAATCTTCATCTCTCCTGTAGAGCAAGTTGTTCGGATTCGTACTGGAGAAAAAAATACCGAAGCCGTCTAA
- the queC gene encoding 7-cyano-7-deazaguanine synthase QueC, with product MKAVILLSGGLDSSTILYQAKADGYECHALSFDYRQRHQRELRSAMLVAQKAGAAKHQVVNFDLRQWGGSALTDDGIDLPEERSLDEMSQNIPVTYVPARNTIFLSFALAYAEAIAAECVYIGVNALDYSGYPDCRPDYIQAMQEVFRLGTKQGREGKPITIAAPLINLKKTEIIQLGNQLGVPWELTWSCYAGADVACGVCDSCRLRLAAFAELGLQDPVPYV from the coding sequence ATGAAAGCTGTAATTCTGTTATCGGGAGGATTAGACTCTTCCACAATTCTCTACCAAGCCAAAGCGGATGGTTATGAGTGTCACGCCCTTTCCTTTGATTATCGGCAGCGACATCAGCGAGAGTTACGTTCAGCCATGTTAGTGGCGCAAAAAGCTGGGGCGGCTAAACATCAGGTTGTGAATTTTGACCTACGGCAATGGGGTGGTTCTGCCTTGACAGACGATGGTATTGATTTACCAGAAGAACGTTCTCTGGATGAGATGTCGCAAAATATTCCTGTCACCTATGTACCAGCCCGGAATACCATCTTTTTAAGCTTTGCCCTAGCCTACGCCGAAGCGATCGCCGCTGAATGTGTTTACATCGGTGTGAATGCCTTAGATTATTCTGGTTATCCTGATTGTCGCCCTGATTATATCCAAGCGATGCAGGAAGTTTTTCGCCTGGGAACTAAGCAAGGAAGAGAAGGAAAACCGATTACTATCGCGGCTCCCCTAATTAACTTAAAAAAAACCGAGATTATCCAGTTGGGTAATCAACTAGGGGTTCCTTGGGAACTTACTTGGTCTTGTTACGCTGGTGCGGATGTTGCCTGCGGAGTATGCGATTCTTGCCGCCTCAGGCTAGCAGCTTTTGCTGAATTAGGCTTGCAAGACCCAGTTCCTTATGTTTAG
- a CDS encoding phosphoglucomutase/phosphomannomutase family protein: MPVVANSIKFGTDGWRGVIGDEFTFERLALVAPVAAKVLYDTYFPSVGSRTIIVGYDRRFMAEDFARVVANAVTAVGFDVLLSETYAPTPAFSWAAKQLNALGALVITASHNPGAYLGLKVKGYFGGSVSPEVTKEIEALLPQGIPTVDIPGKLDTFDPWPSYTAGLEQKVDIAKLRDAIASGELTVFADVMHGAAAGGLARLLGDRVHEINSNRDPLFGGGAPEPLPKYLSKLFEVIKIHHQTNKTGLAVGLVFDGDCDRIAAVDGSANFLSSQVLIPILIDHLTLRRNFSGEIVKTVSGSDLIPLVAKLHNLSVFETAVGYKYIADRMLAAEVLLGGEESGGIGYGSHIPERDALLSALYVLEAIVESGKDLGEYYQDLQQKANFTSAYDRIDLPLASMEVRSRLLQQLQTQPLTEIAGQPVIDCQTIDGYKFRLADNSWLMIRFSGTEPVLRLYCEAATLEQVHQTLAWAKHWAE; encoded by the coding sequence ATGCCAGTTGTAGCGAACTCCATCAAATTTGGTACAGACGGGTGGCGAGGCGTGATTGGTGATGAGTTCACCTTTGAACGCCTCGCCTTGGTTGCACCAGTAGCAGCAAAAGTATTATATGATACGTATTTTCCTAGCGTAGGTAGCCGGACGATCATTGTTGGTTACGATCGCCGATTTATGGCGGAAGACTTTGCCCGTGTTGTAGCCAATGCTGTTACCGCTGTTGGATTTGATGTGCTACTTAGCGAAACCTATGCACCCACCCCAGCTTTTAGTTGGGCGGCGAAACAACTTAATGCTTTGGGCGCATTGGTAATTACAGCTAGCCATAATCCTGGCGCATATTTAGGTTTAAAAGTTAAGGGATATTTTGGGGGTTCAGTATCACCCGAAGTTACCAAAGAGATAGAAGCGCTGTTACCGCAAGGAATACCAACAGTAGATATTCCTGGCAAATTAGATACATTTGATCCTTGGCCCAGCTACACTGCAGGTTTAGAGCAGAAAGTTGATATCGCTAAACTTAGAGATGCCATAGCCTCCGGAGAACTGACCGTATTTGCCGATGTTATGCATGGAGCAGCCGCCGGTGGATTAGCTAGATTACTAGGCGATCGCGTCCATGAAATCAACAGCAATCGCGATCCTTTATTTGGTGGTGGCGCACCAGAACCCTTGCCTAAATACCTGTCAAAGCTATTTGAGGTAATTAAAATTCATCACCAAACCAATAAAACTGGTTTAGCCGTTGGATTAGTGTTTGATGGGGATTGCGATCGCATTGCAGCCGTAGACGGATCAGCTAATTTTTTGAGTTCTCAAGTACTAATCCCGATATTAATTGACCATTTAACCTTACGGCGCAATTTTAGTGGTGAAATCGTCAAAACAGTCAGCGGTTCTGACTTAATTCCCCTAGTAGCAAAATTACATAACCTCTCAGTGTTTGAGACAGCAGTTGGTTATAAATACATTGCTGATAGAATGCTAGCTGCAGAGGTATTGTTAGGGGGCGAAGAGTCAGGTGGAATTGGCTATGGTAGCCATATCCCCGAACGGGATGCGCTGCTATCAGCCTTGTATGTTTTAGAAGCAATTGTAGAATCTGGAAAAGATTTAGGCGAATATTATCAGGACTTACAACAAAAAGCGAATTTTACATCTGCCTATGATCGCATTGATTTACCCTTAGCTAGCATGGAAGTGCGATCGCGCCTTTTGCAACAATTGCAAACCCAGCCTTTAACGGAAATTGCTGGACAACCTGTGATTGACTGTCAAACCATTGACGGCTATAAATTCCGTTTAGCTGACAACAGTTGGTTGATGATTCGTTTTAGCGGTACTGAACCAGTACTACGTCTATACTGCGAAGCAGCGACACTTGAGCAAGTACATCAAACTCTTGCGTGGGCGAAACACTGGGCAGAGTAA